In Quercus robur chromosome 11, dhQueRobu3.1, whole genome shotgun sequence, the following proteins share a genomic window:
- the LOC126707213 gene encoding probable receptor-like protein kinase At2g21480 has product MEIEKRPRKNSSKRTKLFLSSLLPSSHSSSSSSMAFLLVLLYTLISASTIAYSAFAPFVPPDNFLIDCGADKSSILNDGRTFKTEDQSKQFLQAKEEIKVSVEKGDVPSSIYLSARIFVTDAIYSFHLTKPGWHWVRLHFYPFKNDQFDLSKATFSVNTNKYVLLHSFNMDNNTNYVLKEYLLNVTDPQFSIKFMPMKNSAAFINAIEVVSAPDDLITDDANDLNPVGKFSGLSTLSYQTMYRLNVGGPLVNSANDTLGRTWTPDGSYLKSKALAKSVTVATTVVKYPDGLTPLIAPQSVYASAVEMAESNVNNPNFNVTWNFEADPAFGYLIRFHFCDIVSKALNDLYFNVYINGKMAIADLDLSHELENQLAAAYYKDIVVNASLMSNGVSVEIGPSKLDSGDLNAILNGLEILKISNSVNSLDGEFGVDGSKAVGGIGTRKTVAVVGFAMMFGAFVGLGAMVIKWHKRPQDWQKRNSFSSWLLPLHAGDNSFMSSKNSIGSHKNNFYSSTLGLGRYFSFAELQEATKNFDANEVIGVGGFGNVYLGVIDDGTKVAVKRGNAQSEQGLTEFQTEIQMLSKLRHRHLVSLIGYCDENSEMILVYEYMANGPLRDHLYGKNLPPLSWKQRLEICIGAARGLHYLHTGTAQGIIHRDVKTTNILLDENLTAKVSDFGLSKDAPMGQGHVSTAVKGSFGYLDPEYFRRQQLTDKSDVYSFGVVLLEAICARPAINPALPREQVNLADWAMQWKRKGLLDKIIDPLLVGSMNPESLKKFAEAAEKCLAEHGVDRPTMGDVLWNLEYTLQLQEAFSQGKDDQDDGNSIATVAASPAIVPATPNASTPDTRPVSHPEETNSPAKSQATDEHSGTAMFAQFTNLSGR; this is encoded by the coding sequence ATGGAGATAGAAAAGAGACCAAGAAAAAACTCGTCCAAAAGAACCAAACTTTTTCTATCTTCCTTATTGCCATCATCAcattcttcatcatcatcatcgatGGCTTTCCTCCTGGTCCTTCTCTACACCTTGATTTCTGCTTCCACCATTGCCTATTCAGCCTTTGCTCCCTTTGTCCCTCCAGACAACTTCCTCATTGATTGTGGTGCTGACAAATCAAGCATTCTCAATGATGGAAGAACCTTCAAAACTGAAGATCAATCCAAGCAATTCTTACAAGCCAAGGAAGAAATCAAAGTGTCAGTTGAAAAGGGTGATGTTCCTTCATCTATTTACTTGTCAGCAAGGATTTTTGTCACGGATGCAATTTACTCATTTCACTTGACAAAACCCGGTTGGCATTGGGTTCGTCTCCATTTCTATCCATTCAAAAATGATCAATTTGACTTGAGCAAAGCTACTTTCTCTGTCAACACCAATAAGTACGTGCTTCTACATAGCTTCAACATGGATAACAACACCAATTATGTCCTCAAGGAGTACCTTTTGAACGTGACCGATCCACAATTCTCAATCAAGTTCATGCCGATGAAGAATTCCGCTGCTTTCATCAATGCCATTGAGGTTGTTTCAGCTCCTGATGACTTGATCACCGATGATGCTAATGACCTTAACCCTGTAGGCAAGTTTTCTGGGCTATCCACATTGTCCTATCAAACCATGTACCGGCTTAATGTGGGAGGACCTCTTGTTAACTCTGCAAACGACACATTGGGAAGGACTTGGACACCAGATGGGTCTTACCTTAAGTCGAAAGCCTTGGCAAAAAGCGTCACCGTTGCGACCACCGTTGTCAAGTACCCCGATGGATTGACACCTCTGATTGCACCACAGTCAGTGTATGCCTCTGCTGTTGAAATGGCTGAGTCAAATGTGAACAATCCTAATTTCAATGTGACGTGGAACTTTGAAGCGGACCCTGCTTTTGGGTACCTAATTAGGTTTCATTTTTGTGACATTGTGAGCAAAGCGCTCAATGACCTCTACTTCAATGTCTACATTAATGGGAAAATGGCAATAGCTGATCTGGATTTGTCGCATGAGTTGGAAAATCAATTGGCAGCTGCATACTATAAGGATATTGTGGTTAATGCTTCTTTGATGTCTAATGGAGTAAGTGTCGAAATTGGTCCATCTAAATTGGATTCTGGTGATTTGAACGCCATTTTGAACGGTCTAGAGATATTGAAAATAAGCAATTCTGTGAATAGTCTTGATGGAGAGTTCGGGGTAGATGGAAGCAAGGCCGTTGGTGGCATTGGCACACGTAAAACAGTGGCTGTAGTCGGGTTTGCCATGATGTTTGGAGCCTTTGTGGGTCTTGGTGCAATGGTGATCAAATGGCACAAGAGGCCTCAAGATTGGCAGAAGAGGAATAGCTTCTCTTCATGGTTGCTTCCTCTTCATGCTGGTGACAATAGCTTCATGTCAAGCAAGAACTCAATCGGGTCTCACAAGAACAACTTTTACTCTTCAACTTTGGGATTGGGCCGGTACTTCTCATTCGCAGAGTTGCAGGAGGCAACAAAGAACTTTGATGCCAATGAAGTGATTGGTGTTGGTGGATTTGGCAATGTGTATCTTGGTGTAATTGATGATGGTACTAAAGTTGCAGTCAAAAGAGGAAACGCACAATCCGAACAAGGCCTCACAGAGTTCCAGACAGAGATTCAGATGCTGTCAAAGCTAAGGCACAGGCATTTGGTGTCCTTGATTGGATATTGTGATGAGAACTCAGAAATGATCTTAGTTTATGAGTACATGGCCAATGGACCTCTCAGGGATCATTTGTATGGAAagaacttgccaccattgtcaTGGAAGCAAAGGCTAGAGATATGTATAGGCGCAGCTCGTGGACTTCACTACCTTCACACTGGCACTGCACAAGGTATCATTCATCGTGATGTTAAGACCACCAACATTTTGCTTGATGAAAACCTCACTGCCAAGGTATCTGATTTTGGGCTATCAAAGGATGCACCTATGGGGCAGGGGCATGTGAGTACTGCAGTGAAGGGAAGCTTTGGTTACTTAGACCCTGAGTATTTCAGGAGGCAGCAATTGACTGATAAGTCAGATGTGTACTCCTTTGGGGTGGTTTTGCTTGAGGCAATATGTGCAAGGCCTGCTATTAACCCTGCACTCCCAAGGGAGCAAGTGAACTTGGCTGACTGGGCAATGCAATGGAAGAGAAAGGGCTTGCTTGACAAGATCATTGACCCTTTACTTGTTGGTTCTATGAATCCTGAATCATTGAAGAAGTTTGCTGAGGCTGCAGAAAAGTGCTTGGCTGAACATGGGGTGGATAGGCCTACAATGGGAGATGTGCTGTGGAACTTGGAGTATACTTTGCAGCTTCAAGAGGCTTTCTCACAAGGAAAGGATGATCAGGATGATGGCAACTCCATTGCCACTGTTGCTGCCTCTCCTGCTATTGTGCCTGCAACCCCAAATGCTTCCACCCCTGATACGCGTCCAGTCTCTCATCCGGAAGAGACTAACAGTCCAGCTAAATCTCAGGCCACTGATGAGCATTCAGGAACCGCAATGTTTGCCCAGTTTACTAATCTCAGTGGTAGGTAA
- the LOC126707176 gene encoding SUMO-activating enzyme subunit 2 → MASQNQLSYIKGKKVLMVGAGGIGCELLKTLALSGFQDIHIIDMDTIEVSNLNRQFLFRKSHVGQSKAKVARDAVLKFRPHISITPYHANVKGPDFNVDFFKQFNVVLNGLDNLDARRHVNRLCLAAEVPLVESGTTGFLGQVTVHVKGRTECYECQPKPAPKTYPVCTITSTPSKFVHCIVWAKDLLFTKLFGDKNQENDLNVRSTDATSSSEHVEDVFERRKDEDIEQYGRRIYDHVFGYNIEEALSNEETWKNRNRPKPIYSRDFLHDEIAQQNGNVDKDCAAGDPSSVSAMASLGMKNPQDIWCLKENSRIFMEAFKLFFMKREKDIGNLTFDKDDQLAVEFVTAAANIRASSFGIPLHSLFEAKGIAGNIVHAVATTNAIIAGLIVIEAIKVLQNDTNNYRMTYCLEHPTRKMLLMPVEPFEANKSCYVCSESPLTLEINTHRAKLRDFVEKIVKAKLGMYFPLIMYGAALLYEVGDDLDEAMVANYAANLEKVLSELPSPVTSGTTVTVEDLKQELTCNINIKHREEFDEEKEPDGMLLSGWTQASSVEKDDNKSNGNGGSTSNASQALPVEAEDNVEMDVPSGKKRRLSEISDQDLLSVTDETKNHEKLEVVDDDDDLMMLDGDPGLNKRKRMQ, encoded by the exons ATGGCTTCTCAAAACCAGTTATCTTACATTAAG ggcAAGAAAGTCCTTATGGTTGGTGCTGGCGGTATCGGTTGCGAGCTTCTCAAGACTCTCGCTCTCTCTGGCTTCCAAGACATTCATATT ATTGACATGGACACTATTGAAGTCAGCAACCTTAACAGACAATTTCTATTCCGAAAATCACATGTTGGGCAATCCAAGGCCAAA GTTGCTCGGGATGCTGTCTTAAAATTTAGACCTCACATAAGCATAACGCCATACCATGCCAATGTCAAGGGTCCTGACTTTAATGTGGACTTCTTCAAGCAATTTAATGTTGTTCTGAACGGCCTTGACAACTTAGATGCAAGACGACATGTGAATCGCCTATGCTTGGCTGCTGAAGTTCCTTTGGTTGAAAGTGGGACTACTGGCTTCCTTGGGcag GTAACTGTACATGTGAAGGGAAGAACAGAGTGCTATGAGTGTCAGCCAAAACCTGCCCCCAAAACTTATCCTGTTTGCACTATTACTAGTACACCATCAAAG TTTGTTCACTGTATTGTATGGGCAAAGGACTTACTTTTCACAAAGTTATTTGGAGACAAAAATCAGGAAAATGATTTAAATGTGCGTTCTACTGATGCTACGAGCTCATCAGAACATGTAGAAGATGTATTTGAACGTAGAAAAGATGAAGACATTGAACAGTATGGAAGGAGAATATATGATCATGTGTTTGGTTATAACATTGAAGAAGCTTTATCTAATGAAGAGACATGGAAAAACCGTAATAGACCAAAGCCTATATATAGTAGGGATTTCTTGCATGATGAAATTGCTCAACAGAATGGAAATGTGGATAAAGACTGTGCAGCAGGTGATCCATCTTCAGTATCTGCCATGGCATCTCTGGGCATGAAGAATCCTCAGGATATATGGTGCCTTAAGGAAAACAGTAGAATCTTTATGGAGgctttcaaattatttttcatgaaaaggGAGAAG GATATTGGAAACCTGACTTTTGACAAAGATGATCAGTTGGCTGTGGAGTTTGTTACTGCTGCTGCAAATATAAGGGCTTCTTCTTTTGGAATCCCTTTGCATAGCCTTTTTGAAGCCAAAGGTATTGCTGGTAATATTGTCCATGCTGTTGCAACAACAAATGCTATAATTGCTGGGTTGATTGTGATAGAGGCAATCAAGGTGCTGCAAAATGATACCAACAATTATAG GATGACATATTGTCTAGAGCATCCGACAAGGAAGATGCTACTGATGCCAGTGGAACCATTTGAAGCTAACAAATCTTGCTACGTTTGTTCTGAG AGTCCACTGACGCTTGAGATCAATACTCACCGTGCAAAATTGCGAGACTTCGTTGAAAAGATTGTTAAGGCCAAGCTTGGGATGTACTTTCCACTTATTATGTATGGGGCAGCGCTTCTATATGAAGTTGGTGATGATCTTGATGAAGCAATGGTTGCGAATTATGCAGCAAACCTTGAGAAg GTATTGTCTGAGCTTCCTTCTCCAGTTACTAGTGGGACTACGGTTACAGTTGAGGATCTAAAACAAGAACTTACTTGCAATATCAATATCAAGCACAG AGAGGAATTTGATGAAGAAAAGGAACCTGATGGAATGCTTCTCTCTGGATGGACTCAAGCTTCTTCAGTTGAAAAGGATGATAATAAGTCTAATGGCAATGGTGGGAGCACATCAAATGCTTCACAGGCGCTGCCGGTGGAGGCTGAAGATAATGTTGAGATGGATGTTCCTTCTGGGAAGAAAAGAAGACTATCTGAGATTTCTGATCAAGACCTTTTGAGTGTTACTGATGAAACTAAAAATCATGAGAAATTGGAagtggttgatgatgatgatgatcttATGATGCTTGACGGAGATCCAGGCCTCAACAAGAGGAAGAGGATGCAATAG